A single Malania oleifera isolate guangnan ecotype guangnan unplaced genomic scaffold, ASM2987363v1 ctg427, whole genome shotgun sequence DNA region contains:
- the LOC131147183 gene encoding uncharacterized protein LOC131147183, giving the protein MGEGTRMNQMLESIAGLRRSQEEQQITQAEQQKLLNTVTQQLGALSDAVKNLGKQKLDQEGLGETSSHDFEYQHRESFNGEQHRAGIQTKTVRVDFPKFNGSDPAGWLYTVNHFFLFHETPPHQRVLLASFHMEDKALIWFQDLERSGLLTSWETFERALHTRFGVAPYDDSLGQLSNLKLTSFKEQFEELSNRVRDLDEGHQLSLFMGGLKEEIRWAVKLSNPINVHMAYGKARIQEENLLATKKYIIPKHSTPSHHLAVTKPATKPNTQVHKYSPEQIREKKKSKGLCFNCDAKWHPGHKCGAAKLFLLEGNELNCFNEEGESPEFVGHDCSGEVGVEQQPGEDKVEITLHALTGSPHYKTMRVVGCFRGQSFVILVDTRSTHNFIDPALVRRLKLTLDSGEKVKVKVANGEEIRCEGRCRAVSFVVQGTRFEADMYSLVLGGCDIVLGILWLSTLGKIMWNFVELTIKLHQNGQTVCLKGLTFQALVEEEVEGKLSYLERKGILLQPLEGIKEEARDSISQPLTSLLDEFQQVFAEPRGLPPIRSCDHGITLKEGTSPISVRPYRYPYFQKEEIERIVRELLELGTIRPSHSP; this is encoded by the coding sequence ATGGGAGAGGGAACTCGCATGAACCAGATGTTGGAGTCCATTGCTGGCCTAAGGAGATCACAAGAAGAGCAGCAAATCACTCAAGCCGAACAGCAGAAGCTACTCAACACCGTGACTCAACAGTTGGGAGCTCTCTCCGATGCTGTGAAGAATCTCGGCAAGCAGAAACTCGACCAGGAAGGGCTAGGAGAGACATCGAGCCACGACTTCGAATACCAACACCGGGAGAGCTTCAATGGGGAGCAACATAGAGCAGGTATTCAAACTAAAACAGTGAGAGTTGATTTCCCTAAATTCAATGGTTCGGATCCAGCAGGTTGGCTCTATACGGTCAATCATTTTTTCCTGTTTCATGAAACTCCACCCCATCAAAGGGTTTTGTTGGCCTCCTTCCACATGGAGGACAAGGCCTTAATCTGGTTTCAGGACCTGGAGAGGTCTGGTCTATTAACAAGCTGGGAGACATTCGAAAGAGCCTTGCATACCCGATTTGGAGTCGCTCCTTATGACGACTCGTTGGGGCAGTTATCAAACCTAAAACTAACCTCATTTAAGGAACAGTTCGAGGAATTGTCCAATAGAGTCAGAGACCTTGATGAAGGCCATCAGCTCAGTTTGTTCATGGGGGGATTGAAGGAGGAGATCAGGTGGGCGGTGAAACTCTCGAACCCGATCAATGTTCACATGGCTTATGGCAAGGCACGGATACAAGAAGAAAACCTCCTAGCAACTAAGAAGTATATCATACCCAAGCACTCTACCCCATCTCATCACCTGGCTGTAACCAAACCAGCAACCAAACCCAACACCCAGGTCCATAAATACTCCCCAGAGcagataagagaaaaaaaaaaaagcaaggggttatgttttaattgtgatgcCAAATGGCATCCAGGGCATAAATGTGGGGCTGCTAAACTTTTCTTGTTGGAAGGAAATGAGCTCAACTGTTTTAACGAGGAGGGGGAATCCCCTGAGTTCGTAGGGCATGATTGTTCGGGAGAGGTAGGGGTGGAGCAACAACCGGGAGAGGACAAAGTGGAAATTACCCTACACGCCCTGACGGGATCCCCTCACTATAAGACAATGAGAGTGGTTGGTTGTTTTAGGGGACAATCCTTTGTGATACTAGTAGATACAAGAAGCACTCACAATTTTATTGATCCAGCTCTGGTCAGGAGACTTAAGCTGACCTTGGATAGTGGGGAGAAGGTGAAGGTGAAAGTAGCTAATGGAGAAGAGATCCGGTGTGAGGGAAGATGCCGAGCAGTAAGCTTTGTGGTGCAAGGGACTAGATTTGAAGCTGATATGTACTCCCTGGTTTTAGGGGGCTGTGATATTGTATTGGGAATTCTGTGGCTCAGTACGCTGGGCAAAATCATGTGGAATTTTGTAGAACTTACTATAAAGCTCCACCAAAATGGCCAAACTGTTTGTTTGAAAGGACTCACTTTCCAGGCGTTAGTGGAAGAAGAAGTGGAGGGAAAACTCTCTTACTTGGAGAGAAAGGGAATCCTGCTACAACCATTAGAAGGGATAAAAGAAGAGGCAAGGGACAGCATCTCCCAGCCTCTAACCTCCCTATTGGATGAATTTCAGCAAGTCTTTGCAGAGCCTAGGGGATTACCTCCCATTAGGTCATGTGACCATGGGATCACCCTTAAGGAGGGAACTTCTCCCATCAGTGTAAGACCCTACAGATACCCTTATTTTCAAAAAGAGGAGATAGAAAGGATTGTTCGGGAGCTACTGGAGTTAGGAACCATACGACCGAGCCATAGTCCTTAG